Proteins found in one Ferrovibrio sp. MS7 genomic segment:
- a CDS encoding PAS domain-containing protein encodes MINPPLESGRLRRLHTYWRERAGTLPYPSRAKIDPAGMTFILGDLILIDVLPKPGGGWRYRYRLYGSNVVERQGFDLTGQFLEQHPWPAFAAEITPSYDRVVASGRPEIFTREQELDGRSFRHQSLLLPLGQDGTVSMLLIGVAFEAI; translated from the coding sequence ATGATCAACCCACCCCTTGAAAGTGGCCGGTTGCGCCGGCTGCATACCTACTGGCGCGAGCGTGCCGGTACCCTGCCCTATCCCAGCCGCGCCAAGATCGATCCCGCCGGGATGACCTTCATCCTCGGCGACCTGATCCTGATTGACGTGCTGCCGAAGCCCGGAGGCGGCTGGCGCTACCGCTACCGGCTCTATGGTTCCAACGTGGTGGAACGCCAGGGCTTCGACCTGACAGGGCAGTTCCTGGAGCAGCATCCCTGGCCGGCCTTCGCCGCCGAGATCACTCCCAGCTACGACCGCGTGGTGGCCAGCGGCAGGCCGGAGATTTTCACCCGCGAACAGGAACTCGATGGCCGCTCATTCCGCCACCAGTCGCTGCTGCTGCCACTGGGCCAGGATGGCACTGTCAGCATGCTGTTGATCGGCGTTGCCTTCGAGGCAATCTAG
- a CDS encoding DegQ family serine endoprotease translates to MTKRFFLTSGRLAALLLSALALLLNAGTVFAQASLPAQRVPQSRTEIQLTFAPLVRQVAPAVVNVYTRKVERVVQRSPLLDDPIFRRFFGDQQMFGIPRERVAQSLGSGVIVEADGVIVTNNHVIDGATEIVVALADRREFEAKVIAADPKTDLAILRIETRGEVLPALEFRDSDDLQVGELVLAIGNPFGVGQTVTQGIVSALGRTDVGDADAQSFIQTDAAINPGNSGGALVTMDGRLAGINTAIFSKTGGSVGIGFAIPSNLVAATVASALSGKGIRRPWFGASATPVTAEAAQGLGMERPNGVLVGQTFPGGPADRAGLRTGDVVLKVDGREVNDPRALKFRIATRKLGENATLDVLRQGRMRTLSIPLIEAPETPPRELTQLNGNHPLAGATVGNLSPAFAEEIGFDALASGVIVLNLAGGSPANRIRLRPGDVVVKINNTDIKDVADLQRALRNSPQQWLLVLKRGDQLLQLQVRA, encoded by the coding sequence ATGACGAAACGCTTTTTCCTGACTTCCGGCCGGCTGGCAGCGCTGCTGCTTTCGGCCCTGGCTCTCCTGCTGAATGCCGGCACGGTGTTCGCCCAGGCATCCCTGCCGGCCCAGCGCGTGCCGCAGAGCCGCACCGAGATCCAGCTTACGTTTGCGCCGCTGGTACGCCAGGTGGCGCCGGCTGTGGTGAATGTCTATACGCGCAAGGTGGAACGGGTGGTGCAGCGTTCGCCGCTGCTCGACGATCCGATCTTCCGCCGTTTCTTCGGCGACCAGCAGATGTTCGGCATCCCGCGCGAGCGCGTGGCACAGTCGCTCGGTTCCGGCGTGATCGTGGAAGCCGATGGCGTCATCGTCACCAACAACCATGTCATCGATGGCGCCACCGAGATCGTGGTAGCCCTGGCCGACCGCCGTGAATTCGAGGCCAAGGTGATCGCCGCCGATCCCAAGACCGACCTGGCGATCCTGCGCATCGAAACGCGCGGCGAGGTGCTGCCGGCGCTTGAGTTCCGCGATTCCGACGATCTCCAGGTCGGCGAACTGGTGCTGGCTATCGGCAATCCTTTCGGCGTCGGGCAGACCGTGACCCAGGGCATCGTCTCGGCTTTGGGCCGCACCGATGTCGGCGATGCCGATGCGCAATCCTTCATCCAGACCGATGCCGCGATCAATCCGGGCAATTCCGGTGGCGCGCTGGTGACGATGGATGGCCGGCTTGCCGGCATCAACACCGCGATCTTTTCCAAAACCGGCGGCAGCGTCGGCATCGGCTTCGCCATTCCCTCCAACCTTGTTGCCGCCACAGTGGCCAGCGCGCTTTCCGGCAAGGGCATCCGTCGCCCGTGGTTTGGCGCCAGCGCCACGCCGGTAACGGCGGAAGCGGCACAGGGCCTCGGCATGGAGCGGCCGAACGGCGTGCTGGTCGGCCAGACCTTCCCCGGCGGCCCGGCCGACCGCGCCGGCCTGCGCACCGGCGATGTGGTGCTGAAGGTGGATGGCCGCGAGGTGAACGATCCGCGCGCACTGAAATTCCGCATCGCCACGCGCAAGCTCGGCGAGAACGCGACGCTCGACGTGCTGCGCCAGGGCCGTATGCGCACATTGTCCATTCCGCTGATTGAGGCGCCGGAAACGCCGCCGCGCGAACTGACCCAACTCAATGGCAATCATCCTCTGGCCGGCGCCACGGTGGGCAACCTCTCGCCGGCCTTTGCCGAGGAGATCGGCTTCGATGCCCTGGCCAGCGGTGTCATCGTGCTGAATCTGGCAGGTGGTTCGCCGGCCAACCGCATCCGGCTGCGACCGGGCGATGTGGTGGTCAAGATCAACAACACTGACATCAAGGATGTTGCCGACTTGCAGCGCGCGCTGCGCAACAGCCCGCAGCAATGGCTGCTGGTGCTGAAGCGCGGCGACCAGTTGCTGCAGCTTCAGGTCCGCGCTTGA
- a CDS encoding DNA-directed RNA polymerase subunit alpha: protein MIQKNWTDLIKPNKLVIEPGAVPGRTATIVAEPLERGFGLTLGNALRRVLLSSLQGAAVTSIKIDGVLHEFSSIPGVREDVTDIVLNIKSMALRMHGEGPKRMYLNAKGPCEVTAKMIETGHDIEVMDPDHVLMTLDNGAAIRMELTVETGKGYVPASANRPEDAPIGLIPVDALYSPVRKVSYKVENTREGQILDYDKLTMQVETNGSIKPEDAVAYAARILQDQLQLFINFEEPKNEVREKSIAEPEFNPNLLRRVDELELSVRSANCLKNDNIVYIGDLIQKTEAEMLRTPNFGRKSLNEIKEVLSQMGLHLGMHVPNWPPENIEEMAKKYQDQY, encoded by the coding sequence TCGCGGAGCCGCTGGAGCGTGGTTTTGGCCTGACGCTGGGCAACGCACTGCGTCGCGTGCTGCTGTCGTCGCTGCAGGGCGCTGCCGTCACCTCGATCAAGATCGACGGCGTGCTGCATGAATTCTCCTCCATCCCGGGTGTGCGCGAGGATGTCACCGACATCGTGCTGAACATCAAGTCGATGGCGCTGCGCATGCACGGCGAAGGCCCGAAGCGCATGTACCTGAATGCCAAGGGTCCGTGCGAAGTCACCGCCAAGATGATCGAGACCGGCCATGACATCGAAGTCATGGATCCGGACCATGTGCTGATGACGCTGGATAACGGTGCCGCCATCCGCATGGAACTGACCGTCGAGACCGGCAAGGGCTACGTGCCGGCTTCGGCCAACCGCCCGGAAGACGCGCCGATCGGCCTGATCCCGGTGGATGCGCTCTACAGCCCGGTGCGCAAGGTTTCCTACAAGGTCGAGAATACCCGCGAGGGCCAGATCCTCGACTATGACAAGCTGACCATGCAGGTCGAGACCAACGGCTCGATCAAGCCGGAAGACGCCGTGGCCTATGCCGCGCGCATCCTGCAGGACCAGCTGCAGCTCTTCATCAACTTCGAGGAGCCGAAGAACGAAGTTCGCGAGAAGTCGATTGCCGAGCCGGAATTCAATCCGAACCTGCTCCGCCGCGTCGACGAACTCGAACTCTCGGTGCGTTCGGCGAACTGCCTGAAGAACGACAACATCGTCTACATCGGCGACCTGATCCAGAAGACCGAGGCGGAAATGCTCCGCACGCCGAACTTCGGCCGCAAGTCGCTGAACGAGATCAAGGAAGTGCTGTCGCAGATGGGCCTCCATCTCGGCATGCATGTGCCGAACTGGCCGCCTGAGAATATCGAAGAGATGGCCAAGAAATATCAGGATCAGTACTGA
- the rplQ gene encoding 50S ribosomal protein L17 gives MRHRNAGRKLNKSSSHRRAMFGNMVAALIKHEQITTTLPKAKELKPLMDKLITLGKRGDLHARRQALAFIPEKSAVDKLFKTLNARYASRQGGYTRVLKAGFRYGDAAPMAVIELVDRDPAAKGLDSGPVQVAEEAEAA, from the coding sequence ATGCGCCATCGTAATGCCGGCCGCAAGCTGAACAAGTCCAGCTCCCACCGCCGCGCCATGTTCGGCAACATGGTTGCCGCGCTGATCAAGCACGAGCAGATCACCACCACGCTGCCGAAGGCCAAGGAGCTGAAGCCGCTGATGGACAAGCTGATCACGCTCGGCAAGCGCGGCGATCTGCATGCCCGCCGTCAGGCTCTGGCCTTCATCCCCGAGAAGTCGGCGGTGGACAAGCTGTTCAAGACCCTGAACGCCCGCTATGCCTCGCGCCAGGGTGGCTACACCCGTGTGCTCAAGGCCGGCTTCCGCTACGGCGATGCCGCCCCGATGGCAGTGATCGAGCTGGTCGACCGCGATCCGGCCGCCAAGGGCCTGGACTCGGGCCCGGTGCAGGTGGCCGAGGAAGCCGAAGCGGCATAA